ATTGGCATTGATATGGAAGTAATTCTTGCCACCTGCTATACAGCCATTAATATATTCACCATCATTTTGGAAGTCCATAGTAAATAGGCCCTCGCCAGTTTCAAAATTTCTAATCTGTCTTGTCCTATTTTTGACATATTCTCTCTGGTCTGGATTTGGTAGAAGTTCTACGCTGGCATCATTGCCTACTGGCATATAGTGGAAATATAAGGCATACCTACAGCCTTTATCAACCATGAGTTTTATGTATTCTTGATCAGTAACTGCCTTGTAGTTTTGTGATGTATAGCAAATTGATGAACCAAAAACTAGACCATGGGCTTTTAATAGGTCCATAGCATGCATTACCTTGTCATATACACCATTACCACGACGCAAGTCATTGACATCGCTAGATCCTTCTAGACTTATGGCTAGGGCAAGGTTGCCTACTTCTTGCATTTCTTTACAAAGGGCTTCATCTACCAAAGTACCATTTGTAAAGGCGAAAAACTGGCAGTCTCTATTGTCTTTGCAAAGTCTTATAAGGTCATCTTTTCTGACAAGTGGCTCTCCGCCAGTAAACATATAAAAATGTACGCCAAGTTCTTTGCCTTGTCTTACAACATCATTTAGCTGATCATAACTTAGGTTTAGTTTGTTGCCATATTCTGCAGCCCAACATCCTGTACAGTGTAGGTTGCAAGCACTAGTTGGATCCATAAGTATAAGCCAAGGCACATTGCATTTATGTAGTTCTTTCATTTTGTGCATTGTTTTTGTACCATAGAGCATGGATTCAAAACCTAGGTTAAGGATTGTAGTTTTGGCTACAAAAGGATCGACTTCGTCTAGGGTTTTGTTTAAATATTTGTTTAAGGCAGTATTTTTATCCGAAACTATTTTTCTAGCATAAGAAAAGTCTACAAAATCTTCACCTGACATATATTTTTCTACAAAGTCTATGACTTTGACCATTTCTTCTTCACGATTATCTTTATTTACCTTGTTTAAAAGTACATCTACTGCTAGGCTTGCAGCTTTTCTAGCAGACATATGAGTAAATTTATTCATTTTTTCTCCTTTCTTTTTAAATATCAATTATTATTATAAAACTTGGCCAATTCTATGATAGCTTTTTTACCATCCCTCCTTCCAGAAAAATATAAATCATCCAAGAGATCATGGTCTTGGGTCAAAGTTTTTAGTTTGCCAATTGATTTTGGTCCTATGATGATTACTTTTCCTTCCTTTTCTAATTCTAATATTTCATGAAGGGACCTGTTATAAAGATTGGCCCTATTTTTTAGGGCTAGGGCTGCCTTTGGATAAGATTTTTTTAAAAGCCTGTAGGCTTTTAGGTCATCTTTAGGATTTCTAAAATCATTCTTAGGCCTGGTCAAAACTACGACTAGCTTGTCACAACCAGACTCAAAGGCCCTTTTGTAGGGTATAGGGTCTGACAATCCCCCATCAAAGTATCCCTGGTCACCTATATAATATGGCTTGCATAGCAAAGGCACACAGCAGGAAGCTTTTATAGGATCATAAGAATCTTTTTTTAGGTCATCCTTTTCAAAATAATAAGCTTTTCCTGTATCTACTAGACTTGTAACTATTTCAAATTCTGATGGATTAGCGTTTATACTTTCATAATCCAGGGGGTCTTGTCCGTCTGAGTTGCTAAGGTATGAATATACATATTCTAGGTCAATATAGGACCCATCCCTTATAAAATTTCTCAGACTCATATAGTCTTTTCTAAAGGCATAGTCATTATAAAACCTATAATTCCTATAGGTTTGCCCTGCCAAAAAAGCCGCCCCATTGGCTGCTCCTGCTGATACTCCTATGAAATAATCACATTTTATATTATTTTCTAGAAAAGTATCGAATATCCCGGCTCCATATATGCCTCTTGTTCCACCACCAACATCTACAAATCCTAACTTCATTATCCCTTCCTTGCAAAAATTATATATCATAAACATATGTAAGTATATATATTTTTATTATACATTGTTTTGAAATTAAATAAATAGACAAAAAGACCTGATTGCACAAAAATTTAACAATCAGGTCTCTTTGCATAGTTTACTATAATATATTAATTTTCTTTTTCCAAAATTTCTTCTACCAGATTTTCTTTTTTCTTATCTGCATCTGTTTCTGGTATGACCACATTCATCAAGATAGAAGTGATAGCCGCAAGGACAACTGGTGATACACCTATAGCATTTTTTAGGGCCTCTGGCATAAAGACAATACCAGCAGTATCTGCTGTAGATACTATGGTTGTAAAACCAAAACCAATTGCAATTGCTATACCTACTATAGAGGTATTTCTAACTGTAAGTGGCTGTTCGGTTATCATTCTGATCCCATTCATGGTTATGGCTGCAAAAACTGATAGTGTTGCCCCACCTACTACTGGTGCAGGAATTGTTGTCAATAATGATGATATTTTTGGCACGAAACCTGCAACTAGGATAATGATTCCTGAAAGGGTAAATACTTTTCTATTTATAACCTTGTTTACTGATACGATACCAGCATTTTGTGAAAAAGTAGCTGTTGGTAGGCAGCCTATAAAAGCGCCAATAACATTTGCCACACCAAAACC
This window of the Anaerococcus mediterraneensis genome carries:
- a CDS encoding radical SAM protein, with the protein product MNKFTHMSARKAASLAVDVLLNKVNKDNREEEMVKVIDFVEKYMSGEDFVDFSYARKIVSDKNTALNKYLNKTLDEVDPFVAKTTILNLGFESMLYGTKTMHKMKELHKCNVPWLILMDPTSACNLHCTGCWAAEYGNKLNLSYDQLNDVVRQGKELGVHFYMFTGGEPLVRKDDLIRLCKDNRDCQFFAFTNGTLVDEALCKEMQEVGNLALAISLEGSSDVNDLRRGNGVYDKVMHAMDLLKAHGLVFGSSICYTSQNYKAVTDQEYIKLMVDKGCRYALYFHYMPVGNDASVELLPNPDQREYVKNRTRQIRNFETGEGLFTMDFQNDGEYINGCIAGGKNYFHINANGDAEPCVFIHYSDSNIKDYSILEILKRPLFMAYHDNQPFNENHLRPCPMLENPAILQRIVNDTKVKSTDLQSPESVEHLCGKCIDYAKDWQVKADEIWYEDDKNLVKK
- a CDS encoding patatin family protein, which codes for MKLGFVDVGGGTRGIYGAGIFDTFLENNIKCDYFIGVSAGAANGAAFLAGQTYRNYRFYNDYAFRKDYMSLRNFIRDGSYIDLEYVYSYLSNSDGQDPLDYESINANPSEFEIVTSLVDTGKAYYFEKDDLKKDSYDPIKASCCVPLLCKPYYIGDQGYFDGGLSDPIPYKRAFESGCDKLVVVLTRPKNDFRNPKDDLKAYRLLKKSYPKAALALKNRANLYNRSLHEILELEKEGKVIIIGPKSIGKLKTLTQDHDLLDDLYFSGRRDGKKAIIELAKFYNNN